The following coding sequences lie in one Streptococcus suis genomic window:
- a CDS encoding type II toxin-antitoxin system antitoxin, RelB/DinJ family: protein MSTVVVRVDDKLKEDAVDLFQSLGLDMSTAVKMFLIQSVKTQSIPFEIKSNTVVSDEEFQKLVELKSKGILVSADNPRSIEKFFGNEDFSEYEEYFK from the coding sequence ATGTCAACTGTTGTAGTAAGAGTAGATGATAAACTAAAAGAGGATGCTGTGGACTTGTTTCAATCTTTAGGGCTGGATATGAGTACTGCTGTCAAGATGTTCCTTATCCAATCTGTTAAGACACAAAGTATTCCTTTCGAAATTAAGAGTAATACAGTTGTATCTGATGAAGAGTTTCAAAAATTGGTAGAATTAAAATCAAAGGGTATCTTAGTTAGTGCAGATAATCCTAGAAGTATTGAAAAATTCTTTGGAAATGAAGATTTTTCTGAGTATGAGGAATATTTTAAATGA
- a CDS encoding GNAT family acetyltransferase, translating into MELRRPTIADKETILEMLAEFEKAGSAMDGGHYPKDLVYEEWLEQNLSNEMGLDLPNGYVPAIQYVSFDQTGKALGFLHLRLRLNDFLLQKGGHIGYSIRPTERGKGYAKEQLRLGLQEAASKNITKVLVTCSTDNQASRRTIVACGGVLEDIRDGIERYWIE; encoded by the coding sequence ATGGAATTAAGAAGACCGACTATAGCGGATAAGGAAACGATTTTGGAGATGCTGGCAGAATTTGAAAAAGCAGGCTCAGCTATGGATGGGGGCCATTATCCGAAGGATTTGGTCTATGAAGAATGGTTAGAACAGAATCTCTCAAATGAGATGGGTCTAGATTTACCTAACGGTTATGTCCCTGCAATTCAGTATGTTTCTTTTGATCAGACTGGTAAAGCACTTGGCTTTTTACATTTACGTTTACGGTTAAATGATTTTTTATTGCAAAAAGGCGGTCACATCGGATATTCCATTCGCCCGACGGAGCGAGGAAAGGGCTATGCCAAGGAACAACTTCGACTTGGTTTGCAGGAGGCGGCTAGTAAAAATATCACCAAGGTTCTCGTGACCTGCTCGACAGACAATCAAGCCAGCCGTCGCACGATTGTGGCTTGTGGTGGCGTTTTGGAAGATATTCGAGATGGAATAGAAAGATACTGGATTGAATAA
- a CDS encoding arginine--tRNA ligase, with amino-acid sequence MNQKQVIAERLAAILPSLEVEAIYNLLEKPKSSEMGDIAFPAFSLAKVERKAPQAIAADIVEKLDTTGFEKVVATGPYVNFFLDKAAISHQVLTDVITEKDQYGKLNIGQGRNVTIDMSSPNIAKPFSVGHLRSTVIGDALANIHEKLGYKPIRINHLGDWGKQFGMLIVAYKLWGDKAAVEADPISELLKLYVRINAEAEEKPELDEEARQWFKKLEDGDPEAHELWQWFRDESLVEFNRIYDKLGVTFDSYNGEAFYNDKMDEGIQILEEKGLLQESKGAKIVDLESYNLPPALIMKTDGATLYITRDMATAMYRKRTYDFVKSIYVVGQEQINHFKQLKAVLKEMDFDWSDDMTHITFGLVTKDKKKLSTRKGNIILLEPTLDEAISRALTQIEAKNPDLENKEEVAHAVGVGAVKFYDLKTDRDNGYDFDLEAMVSFEGETGPYVQYAYARIQSILRKANFVPSAENDYKLADAESWDIIKHIQNFSNVVERAGDKFDPSLIAKYAINLAQAFNKYYAHTRILDESPERDSRLALAYATGLVLKEALRLLGVKAPEKM; translated from the coding sequence ATGAATCAAAAACAAGTGATTGCAGAAAGATTGGCTGCCATCCTTCCGAGTTTGGAAGTGGAAGCTATCTACAATCTGCTAGAAAAACCAAAATCATCAGAAATGGGCGATATTGCCTTCCCTGCCTTCTCACTTGCTAAAGTGGAACGCAAGGCTCCACAGGCTATCGCAGCGGACATCGTTGAAAAACTCGATACAACTGGCTTTGAGAAGGTTGTAGCTACCGGTCCTTACGTCAACTTCTTCTTGGACAAGGCTGCGATTTCCCACCAAGTCTTGACAGATGTTATTACTGAAAAAGACCAATACGGTAAACTCAACATTGGTCAAGGACGCAACGTAACCATCGACATGTCTAGCCCAAACATTGCTAAACCATTCTCAGTTGGACATTTGCGCTCAACCGTTATCGGCGATGCCCTTGCTAACATCCACGAAAAACTAGGCTACAAGCCAATCCGTATCAACCACTTGGGTGACTGGGGCAAACAATTTGGTATGTTGATTGTTGCCTACAAACTTTGGGGTGACAAGGCTGCGGTCGAAGCAGACCCAATTTCAGAACTCCTTAAACTCTATGTCCGTATCAATGCTGAGGCAGAAGAAAAACCTGAGTTGGACGAAGAAGCACGCCAATGGTTCAAAAAATTGGAAGACGGCGACCCAGAAGCGCATGAATTGTGGCAATGGTTCCGTGATGAAAGCTTGGTCGAATTCAACCGCATCTACGACAAACTCGGCGTAACATTCGACAGCTATAATGGCGAAGCCTTCTACAACGATAAGATGGACGAAGGTATCCAAATCTTAGAAGAAAAAGGACTTCTTCAAGAGTCTAAAGGTGCCAAAATCGTTGACCTTGAAAGCTACAATCTGCCACCAGCCCTCATCATGAAAACAGACGGTGCAACACTTTACATCACACGTGATATGGCAACAGCTATGTACCGCAAACGCACTTACGACTTTGTGAAAAGCATCTATGTCGTTGGCCAGGAGCAAATCAACCACTTCAAACAGCTCAAGGCTGTCTTGAAAGAAATGGATTTCGACTGGAGCGACGATATGACCCATATCACCTTCGGTCTGGTTACCAAGGACAAGAAAAAGCTATCCACTCGTAAAGGAAATATCATCCTGCTCGAGCCAACTCTAGATGAAGCTATTTCACGTGCCCTTACTCAAATCGAAGCTAAAAACCCTGACCTTGAAAACAAGGAAGAAGTGGCACACGCAGTTGGTGTCGGCGCTGTTAAGTTCTACGACCTCAAAACCGACCGTGACAACGGCTACGACTTCGACCTAGAAGCTATGGTTTCCTTCGAAGGCGAAACAGGTCCTTATGTACAATACGCATACGCCCGCATCCAGTCTATCCTGCGCAAAGCCAACTTTGTACCAAGCGCAGAAAATGACTACAAACTGGCTGATGCAGAAAGCTGGGACATCATCAAGCACATCCAAAACTTCTCAAACGTTGTAGAACGTGCTGGTGATAAATTTGACCCATCCCTCATTGCTAAATATGCTATCAACCTGGCGCAAGCCTTCAACAAGTACTACGCACACACTCGTATCTTGGATGAAAGCCCAGAGCGTGACAGCCGTCTAGCACTTGCCTACGCAACAGGACTTGTCCTCAAAGAAGCTCTACGTCTTCTCGGCGTAAAAGCACCAGAAAAAATGTAA
- a CDS encoding transposase: MGRKFSLKKKLTYPVETETITYKRKKAKGVRQAIFSQFTPEIVHHELQGEDCTCPDCHGQLKEIGSTVQRQELVFIPAQLKRIDHVQHAYKCQACSQKNLSDKIIKAPIPKAPLAHSLGSASIIAHTIHQKFNLKVPNYRQEEDWNKLGLPISRKEIANWHIKSSQYYFEPIYNLLHEKLLEQPILHADETSYKVLENDSQLTFYWTFLSGKHEKKGITLYHHDKRRSGLVVEEVLGDYAGYVHCDMWSAYRQLDKAQLVGCWAHVRRKFFEATPKKTDKTSLGAKGLAYCDRLFALENDWTDLSTEERLHKRQTELTPLMDEFFDWCRNQAVLPGSKLGTAMEYSLKYETTFRNVLLDGDLVLSNNMAERAMKTLVMGRKNWLFSQSFEGAKSTAVILSLLETAKRHGLDAEKYMTYLLEHLPNEETLAKKEVLEAYLPWKETIKRACK; encoded by the coding sequence TTGGGGAGGAAATTCTCCCTGAAGAAGAAGCTGACTTACCCAGTTGAAACAGAAACGATTACCTATAAACGCAAGAAAGCTAAGGGAGTTCGTCAGGCTATTTTCAGCCAATTCACTCCAGAGATAGTGCATCACGAATTGCAAGGCGAAGATTGTACCTGTCCAGACTGTCATGGTCAATTAAAGGAGATTGGTTCAACTGTTCAACGACAAGAGTTGGTCTTCATTCCTGCACAATTAAAGCGGATTGACCATGTTCAACACGCATACAAGTGTCAGGCATGTAGTCAGAAGAATCTGAGCGATAAGATTATCAAGGCTCCCATTCCTAAGGCACCTTTGGCACACAGCTTGGGTTCAGCCTCTATCATTGCCCACACCATTCACCAGAAGTTCAATCTGAAGGTGCCCAATTACCGTCAGGAAGAGGATTGGAACAAGCTCGGTCTGCCCATCAGTCGCAAGGAAATAGCCAATTGGCACATCAAGTCTAGTCAGTATTATTTCGAACCGATTTATAACCTGTTGCACGAGAAATTGTTGGAGCAGCCTATTCTCCATGCGGATGAAACCTCCTACAAGGTCTTAGAAAATGATAGCCAGTTGACCTTCTACTGGACTTTCTTGTCTGGGAAGCATGAGAAAAAGGGCATCACCCTCTATCATCATGACAAACGACGGAGTGGCTTGGTTGTGGAGGAAGTTCTTGGGGACTATGCGGGCTATGTACATTGTGACATGTGGTCAGCCTATCGGCAGTTAGACAAGGCTCAGCTGGTTGGCTGTTGGGCTCATGTCAGAAGAAAATTCTTTGAGGCGACTCCTAAGAAGACAGACAAGACTTCTTTAGGAGCCAAGGGCTTAGCCTATTGCGACCGCCTGTTTGCCTTGGAGAATGACTGGACTGACTTGTCTACTGAGGAGCGGCTGCATAAACGGCAGACAGAGTTAACTCCCTTGATGGACGAGTTCTTTGATTGGTGTCGCAATCAGGCCGTTTTGCCAGGCTCCAAATTGGGCACTGCAATGGAGTATAGCCTCAAATACGAAACCACCTTCCGAAACGTTCTCTTGGACGGCGACCTAGTCCTATCCAACAATATGGCTGAGAGGGCTATGAAGACCTTGGTGATGGGCAGAAAAAATTGGCTGTTCTCTCAGAGCTTTGAGGGAGCCAAGTCGACAGCTGTCATTTTGAGTCTTTTGGAAACAGCTAAGCGACACGGACTTGATGCAGAGAAATATATGACCTATCTTCTAGAACACTTACCCAACGAAGAGACGCTCGCAAAAAAAGAGGTGCTAGAGGCTTATTTGCCATGGAAGGAAACAATTAAGAGAGCGTGTAAATAG
- a CDS encoding LytTR family transcriptional regulator: MPCYWAVTVKLAISPEILEDLVTIEAQAMSEQITQLVAYVQNLDKQTSRLTVKKGEQVYLLEHEEIVRLYLEDRLLQVETVENVYTSNLRLYQVKEDLPANFLQISQSEIIHIKQLDHLKLTSNGLVKLVMKNGSVTYSSRRYLKVIKERLGL, from the coding sequence ATACCTTGTTATTGGGCGGTTACAGTAAAACTAGCTATATCACCAGAAATTTTGGAAGACTTAGTGACTATTGAAGCACAGGCTATGTCTGAGCAGATTACACAGTTGGTGGCCTATGTTCAAAACCTAGACAAGCAGACATCTAGGCTGACAGTCAAAAAAGGGGAGCAGGTCTATCTTTTGGAGCATGAAGAGATTGTCAGGCTATATCTAGAAGATAGGCTCTTGCAAGTGGAAACAGTAGAAAATGTCTATACTTCCAACCTACGCTTGTATCAGGTCAAGGAAGATTTACCAGCAAACTTCTTACAAATCTCCCAGTCGGAAATCATTCACATCAAGCAACTGGACCACCTCAAGCTGACCTCCAACGGTCTGGTCAAACTGGTCATGAAAAACGGATCAGTTACCTACTCATCCCGTCGCTATCTAAAAGTTATCAAAGAAAGGTTAGGACTATGA
- the mutS gene encoding DNA mismatch repair protein MutS has protein sequence MAVEKISPGMQQYLDIKANYPDAFLLFRMGDFYELFYEDAVEAAQILELSLTSRNKNAENPIPMAGVPYHAAQQYIDTLVELGHKVAIAEQMEDPKQAVGVVKREVVQVITPGTVTDSSKMGADSNYLVTIDRHGVQFALSYMDVSTGQFFVTSLDDFTSLCGEIRNLRARELVIGYALSEEEEQVFSNQMNLLLSFEDEVTADVQLIDNSLTDLEKAAAGKLLSYLHRTQMRDLSHLQKVIHYEIKDYLQMDYATKSSLDLLENGRTGKKHGSLYWLLDETKTAMGMRLLRAWIDRPLIDLKRIESRQAVVQVFLDYFFERSDLVEALKGVYDIERLASRVSFGKTMPKDLLQLSQTLGNIPAIKNILQQINEPALGNLVAGLDPIPELHALISSAIDPEAQGTITDGNIIRTGFDETLDQYRLVMREGAGWIAEIEAKEREASGINNLKIDYNKKDGYYFHVTNSNLGNVPDHFFRKATLKNSERYGTEELAKIEGQMLEARDKSANLEYEIFMRIRQEVEKYIGRLQKLARTIATIDVLQAFAVVAEQQHLVCPRFTDQRELTIDRGRHAVVEKVMGKQTYIPNSIHLNTDTHMQLITGPNMSGKSTYMRQLAVIVIMAQMGSYVPADQAELPIFDAIFTRIGAADDLVSGQSTFMVEMMEANKAVRLATDRSLILFDELGRGTATYDGMALAQSIIEYIHDKIGAKTLFATHYHELTDLSQTLEHLENVHVSTLEKDGQVTFLHKIAQGPADKSYGIHVAKIAGMPEELLQRADRILQTLENQAPTAPTHPVPTVVEEPSGQIDLFADTPSHPVLDELEKLDIYNMTPMEVMMAVAELKKKI, from the coding sequence ATGGCAGTAGAGAAAATTTCTCCAGGCATGCAGCAGTATCTGGATATCAAAGCAAACTATCCAGATGCTTTTTTGCTCTTTCGCATGGGTGACTTTTATGAATTGTTTTACGAGGATGCAGTAGAGGCTGCACAGATTTTAGAACTATCCTTGACCAGTCGGAATAAAAATGCGGAAAATCCCATTCCTATGGCAGGTGTTCCCTATCATGCAGCCCAGCAGTATATTGATACCCTTGTTGAGTTGGGGCACAAGGTAGCCATTGCCGAGCAGATGGAAGATCCTAAGCAGGCAGTTGGTGTGGTCAAACGGGAAGTAGTACAGGTCATCACACCTGGTACGGTTACGGATTCCTCAAAAATGGGAGCCGACAGCAACTACCTGGTCACCATTGACCGTCATGGCGTGCAATTTGCTCTTTCTTACATGGACGTGTCAACCGGTCAGTTTTTCGTGACTAGCCTAGATGATTTTACCAGTCTTTGCGGTGAAATCCGTAACTTGCGGGCGCGTGAATTGGTTATCGGCTATGCTCTGTCGGAGGAAGAAGAGCAGGTCTTTTCGAACCAGATGAACCTCCTGCTCTCTTTTGAGGATGAGGTGACGGCAGATGTCCAGCTGATTGACAACTCCCTGACAGACTTGGAAAAGGCTGCGGCAGGTAAACTCCTCAGCTACCTACATCGAACTCAAATGCGAGATCTGAGCCACTTGCAGAAGGTGATCCACTATGAAATCAAGGACTATCTGCAAATGGACTACGCTACCAAGTCTAGTCTGGACTTGCTTGAAAATGGACGGACAGGCAAGAAGCATGGTAGCTTGTACTGGTTGTTAGACGAAACTAAGACAGCCATGGGTATGCGGCTTTTGCGGGCTTGGATTGACAGACCGCTGATTGACCTCAAGAGGATTGAAAGCAGGCAGGCTGTGGTGCAGGTTTTTCTGGATTACTTCTTTGAGCGGAGCGATTTGGTGGAGGCTCTAAAAGGTGTCTATGATATCGAACGCTTGGCCAGCCGAGTGTCTTTTGGAAAAACCATGCCCAAGGATCTCTTGCAGCTCTCCCAGACTTTGGGAAATATTCCAGCAATCAAGAATATCTTGCAACAAATCAATGAGCCTGCTCTAGGCAATCTGGTAGCTGGATTGGACCCAATCCCAGAACTGCATGCTCTGATCAGCTCTGCTATTGACCCAGAAGCCCAAGGGACTATCACAGATGGAAATATCATCCGTACGGGCTTTGATGAAACGCTGGATCAGTACCGTCTGGTCATGCGTGAGGGTGCGGGCTGGATTGCGGAGATTGAGGCCAAGGAGCGTGAAGCGTCTGGTATCAACAATCTCAAGATTGATTACAATAAAAAAGATGGTTACTATTTCCATGTGACCAATTCCAATCTGGGCAATGTGCCGGACCATTTTTTCCGTAAGGCGACCTTGAAAAACTCGGAGCGCTATGGAACGGAAGAATTGGCTAAGATCGAAGGGCAGATGTTGGAGGCGCGTGATAAGTCTGCTAATTTGGAGTACGAGATTTTCATGCGGATTCGCCAAGAGGTTGAGAAGTATATCGGTCGCTTGCAGAAGTTGGCTCGGACCATTGCAACCATCGATGTTTTGCAGGCCTTTGCAGTTGTGGCGGAGCAGCAACATTTGGTTTGTCCACGCTTTACAGATCAAAGAGAACTGACCATTGATCGTGGTCGTCATGCGGTGGTGGAGAAGGTCATGGGCAAGCAGACCTACATTCCCAACTCTATTCACTTGAATACCGATACGCATATGCAACTAATTACAGGTCCAAACATGAGCGGTAAGTCTACCTATATGCGGCAGTTGGCGGTTATTGTCATCATGGCACAGATGGGTTCCTATGTGCCTGCGGATCAGGCTGAATTGCCGATTTTTGATGCTATTTTCACCCGAATTGGGGCGGCAGACGACTTGGTCAGCGGTCAATCGACCTTCATGGTCGAAATGATGGAGGCCAATAAGGCGGTCCGTCTGGCGACAGATCGTTCGCTCATCCTCTTTGACGAACTTGGACGGGGAACGGCCACCTATGACGGTATGGCTCTGGCCCAGTCTATCATCGAGTACATCCACGACAAGATTGGTGCCAAGACTCTCTTTGCTACCCACTACCATGAGTTGACAGACCTTAGCCAGACCTTGGAACACTTGGAGAATGTCCATGTATCGACCTTGGAGAAGGACGGCCAAGTTACCTTCCTCCACAAGATTGCACAAGGCCCAGCTGACAAGTCCTACGGGATTCATGTGGCTAAGATTGCGGGAATGCCAGAGGAACTATTGCAGCGGGCGGATAGGATTTTGCAGACGCTTGAAAACCAAGCCCCTACTGCACCAACTCACCCAGTTCCGACAGTTGTGGAAGAGCCGTCTGGTCAAATCGACCTCTTCGCAGACACGCCTTCTCACCCAGTCCTCGATGAACTGGAAAAACTAGACATCTACAATATGACCCCAATGGAAGTCATGATGGCTGTGGCGGAGTTGAAGAAAAAAATATAA
- a CDS encoding transposase, with the protein MESQDKVIESLTKTIEIMTNELSLLREQIEYLRQKLYGKSSEKVVYQPGQLSLFGEEILPEEEADLPS; encoded by the coding sequence ATGGAGTCACAAGATAAAGTGATTGAAAGTCTAACAAAAACCATTGAAATCATGACCAACGAGTTGAGCCTCCTTCGTGAACAGATTGAGTATCTGAGACAGAAACTCTACGGAAAATCATCAGAGAAGGTTGTGTATCAACCCGGTCAGCTGAGCTTGTTTGGGGAGGAAATTCTCCCTGAAGAAGAAGCTGACTTACCCAGTTGA
- a CDS encoding DUF3021 domain-containing protein — MKKYILSASLGIAIGTIISIITSAVFGQGTYFPLNPFSTMGAYYLSNFSQVTVMLICVVIWAAIGLLFQLADTIFEQDWSLLRMIATHFCITALGFTPLGILAGWFPVKLGALLFFWFIFVLIYASLFFLNYRKMERQIKDINGRL, encoded by the coding sequence ATGAAAAAATACATTTTATCAGCCAGTTTAGGCATCGCTATCGGAACCATTATCTCCATTATCACATCAGCCGTCTTCGGACAGGGAACCTATTTTCCTCTAAATCCCTTTTCAACCATGGGGGCTTACTACCTGAGCAACTTTAGTCAAGTAACCGTCATGTTGATTTGTGTAGTTATTTGGGCGGCAATCGGTCTCTTGTTCCAGCTGGCAGACACGATTTTTGAACAGGATTGGAGCCTTCTACGAATGATAGCAACGCATTTTTGCATCACAGCTTTAGGCTTCACACCGCTGGGCATTTTGGCTGGTTGGTTTCCCGTGAAACTTGGGGCTCTTCTCTTTTTCTGGTTTATCTTTGTCTTGATTTACGCTTCTCTCTTTTTCCTAAATTATCGGAAAATGGAGCGGCAGATAAAGGACATCAATGGTCGTTTGTAG
- the argR gene encoding arginine repressor: protein MNKAGRHDLIKAMIRQEKIGRQTDIQQGLEARGVVVTQTTLSRDLRELGVIKIHENGRSFYSLVIEEEGVNFVELLAQYAYKVERASFILVLHSDLGEAALMANIIDAEKPSSILGTLAGADTLLVICRDEEAAQQVEAEINHYLE from the coding sequence ATGAATAAAGCAGGGCGACATGATTTAATAAAGGCCATGATTCGTCAAGAAAAAATAGGGCGACAAACGGATATTCAGCAAGGTTTAGAGGCTCGAGGGGTAGTGGTAACCCAGACAACCTTGTCCCGTGATTTGCGTGAATTGGGTGTCATCAAAATTCATGAGAATGGTCGTTCCTTCTATTCTTTAGTGATTGAAGAAGAGGGAGTGAATTTCGTTGAATTATTGGCCCAATATGCTTATAAGGTTGAGCGGGCGAGTTTTATTTTGGTTCTTCATTCTGACTTGGGTGAAGCGGCCTTGATGGCTAATATTATTGACGCAGAGAAGCCGTCGTCTATTTTGGGAACCTTGGCTGGTGCAGATACGCTGTTGGTTATCTGTCGTGATGAAGAGGCAGCCCAGCAGGTCGAAGCTGAGATCAATCATTATTTGGAGTAG
- a CDS encoding anaerobic ribonucleoside-triphosphate reductase yields MNVQENVLPSIELLVLKRDGRTVSFDQDKIFSALRRANQELEHPVSEADLKIVLEAVLAEIGRRFEKDVQIYEIQTVVEQELLKAHLYDLAELYIQYRTRRDFRRHQATDINFEIHKLLSKDQSVVNENANKDADVFNTQRDLTAGIVGKSIGLKLLPAHVANAHQKGDIHYHDLDYSPYTPMTNCCLIDFKGMLAQGFKIGNADVESPKSIQTATAQISQIIANVASSQYGGCSADRIDEVLAPYAELNYQKHLKDAKDWVLADKQEEYARAKTQKDIYDAMQSLEYEINTLFTSNGQTPFTSLGFGLGISWFEREIQKAILNIRIKGLGREGRTAIFPKLIFTVKRGLNLEPDSPNYDIKQLAIECATKRMYPDMLSYDKIVELTGSFKVPMGCRSFLQGWKDENGQDVTSGRMNLGVVTVNLPRIAMESAGDKDKFWEIFAERMAIAKDALIYRVERVKEATPANAPILYQYGAFGKRLAKTDAVDEVFKNRRATVSLGYIGLYEVATVFYGGEWETNPEAKDFTVDIIKKMKALVEDWSDEYGYHFSVYSTPSESLTDRFCRMDTEKFGIVKDITDKEYYTNSFHYDVRKNPTPFEKLDFEKIYPAVGASGGFIHYCEYPVLQQNPKALEAVWDYAYDRVGYLGTNTPIDHCYACDFEGDFEPTERGFKCPNCGNSDPKSVDVVKRTCGYLGNPQARPMVKGRHKEISARVKHMNGSSL; encoded by the coding sequence ATGAATGTGCAAGAAAATGTCTTACCGAGTATAGAATTATTGGTTTTGAAACGTGATGGACGGACAGTATCCTTTGACCAGGATAAGATTTTTTCTGCTCTTCGGCGGGCAAACCAAGAATTAGAACATCCTGTTTCAGAGGCAGATTTAAAAATTGTATTAGAAGCTGTTTTGGCTGAAATTGGTCGCCGATTTGAGAAAGATGTTCAAATTTACGAAATTCAAACGGTCGTTGAACAGGAATTGTTAAAGGCTCATTTATATGACTTGGCGGAGCTTTATATTCAATACCGAACACGCCGTGATTTTCGCCGTCATCAGGCTACCGATATTAATTTTGAAATTCATAAGCTGTTGAGCAAGGACCAGTCTGTGGTCAATGAAAATGCCAATAAGGACGCGGATGTGTTCAATACTCAACGGGACCTGACAGCGGGGATTGTTGGCAAGTCAATCGGTCTCAAATTATTGCCAGCTCATGTGGCCAATGCCCATCAAAAAGGGGATATCCATTATCATGATTTGGATTACAGCCCTTATACACCAATGACCAACTGTTGTTTGATTGATTTCAAAGGTATGTTGGCACAGGGCTTCAAGATAGGAAATGCCGATGTAGAAAGTCCAAAATCAATTCAAACTGCTACAGCTCAGATTTCACAAATCATTGCCAATGTGGCCTCTAGTCAATATGGTGGTTGCTCAGCTGACCGTATCGATGAAGTTTTGGCGCCCTATGCGGAACTTAACTACCAAAAGCATTTGAAAGACGCCAAGGATTGGGTGTTAGCAGACAAGCAAGAAGAATATGCGCGTGCTAAAACGCAAAAAGACATCTATGACGCTATGCAGTCTTTGGAGTATGAAATCAACACCCTTTTTACTTCCAATGGACAAACACCCTTCACCTCACTCGGTTTTGGCCTAGGGATATCATGGTTTGAGCGAGAAATTCAAAAAGCGATTTTGAACATTCGTATCAAGGGTCTAGGGCGCGAAGGGCGGACAGCTATCTTTCCTAAGTTGATTTTCACAGTTAAGCGTGGCTTGAACTTGGAGCCAGATTCTCCAAACTATGACATCAAGCAATTGGCGATTGAATGTGCAACCAAGCGTATGTATCCAGATATGCTTTCTTATGACAAGATTGTTGAGTTGACAGGTTCCTTCAAGGTGCCAATGGGTTGCCGTTCTTTCCTTCAAGGTTGGAAGGATGAAAATGGGCAGGATGTGACATCCGGTCGGATGAACTTGGGTGTCGTAACCGTCAATTTGCCACGGATTGCCATGGAGTCTGCTGGAGATAAGGATAAGTTCTGGGAAATCTTTGCAGAACGTATGGCCATTGCCAAGGATGCCCTGATCTATCGTGTGGAACGAGTGAAAGAGGCAACCCCGGCCAATGCTCCAATTCTCTATCAATATGGGGCATTCGGAAAACGCTTGGCTAAGACAGACGCAGTAGATGAAGTCTTTAAAAATCGTCGAGCAACCGTATCTTTGGGGTACATTGGTTTGTATGAAGTCGCAACAGTATTTTACGGTGGCGAATGGGAGACCAACCCAGAGGCAAAAGATTTCACGGTGGATATTATCAAGAAAATGAAAGCCTTGGTTGAAGATTGGTCGGATGAATATGGTTATCATTTCTCAGTTTATTCGACACCATCTGAAAGCCTGACAGACCGCTTCTGCCGTATGGATACAGAGAAATTTGGCATCGTTAAGGACATTACGGATAAAGAATATTACACTAACAGTTTCCACTATGATGTCCGAAAAAATCCAACACCGTTTGAAAAACTGGACTTTGAGAAAATTTATCCTGCTGTAGGTGCCAGTGGTGGATTTATCCATTACTGTGAATACCCTGTGCTGCAACAAAATCCAAAGGCCTTGGAAGCTGTTTGGGACTATGCTTATGACCGTGTTGGCTACTTGGGGACCAATACCCCGATTGACCATTGCTACGCTTGCGATTTTGAAGGTGATTTTGAGCCGACGGAGCGTGGCTTCAAGTGTCCAAATTGCGGGAATAGCGATCCTAAGTCGGTGGATGTTGTTAAACGAACTTGTGGTTATCTAGGCAATCCACAGGCCCGTCCGATGGTAAAAGGCCGTCACAAGGAAATTTCGGCGCGTGTGAAACACATGAATGGGTCGAGCTTATAA
- the nrdG gene encoding anaerobic ribonucleoside-triphosphate reductase activating protein: MREQTWNNPKPGEWKSEELSQGRIMDYKAFNFVDGEGVRCSLYVSGCLFHCPGCYNVATWSFKAGIPYTKELEDRILADLAQPYVQGLTLLGGEPFLNTGTVLPLVKRVRKELPDKDIWSWTGYTWEELMLETPDKLELLSQLDILVDGRYDKNKRNLMLQFRGSTNQRIIDVQKSLQEKRVVLWDKLKK; this comes from the coding sequence ATGCGAGAGCAGACTTGGAACAATCCCAAGCCAGGTGAGTGGAAGAGTGAAGAACTCAGTCAGGGACGGATTATGGACTACAAGGCCTTTAACTTTGTGGACGGCGAAGGCGTGCGTTGTTCCCTCTATGTCAGCGGCTGCCTCTTTCACTGTCCAGGCTGCTACAATGTCGCCACCTGGTCCTTCAAGGCCGGCATTCCCTACACCAAGGAGCTAGAAGACCGCATTTTAGCAGACCTGGCCCAGCCCTATGTGCAGGGTCTGACCCTCTTGGGTGGTGAGCCCTTTCTTAATACAGGAACGGTCCTCCCACTCGTCAAGCGGGTTCGGAAGGAATTGCCAGACAAGGACATTTGGTCTTGGACAGGCTATACATGGGAAGAATTGATGTTGGAAACGCCAGACAAACTGGAGTTGCTCAGCCAGTTGGACATTCTCGTAGATGGTCGCTATGACAAAAACAAACGCAACCTCATGTTGCAATTTAGAGGATCGACCAACCAACGCATCATTGATGTGCAGAAATCATTGCAGGAAAAACGAGTTGTCCTGTGGGATAAGTTAAAAAAATAG